In Herbinix luporum, a single window of DNA contains:
- a CDS encoding prephenate dehydrogenase, protein MKDTDADFIINKIGFIGFGLIGGSIARAIKKSRPHTLLYAYDHHANPPSADFKEALSDGVLDYVTGNLTEGFPDCDIIFLCAPVLANVSYLENLKHIVKPSCIITDVGSVKDNIHQAVTKLEMEDVFIGGHPMTGSEKTGYVNSYALLLENAYYILTPTSNTSADKLKILLNLIEEMGSIPIILDPKEHDEITAAISHLPHIIAATLVNLIRESGDISKMMKQLAAGGFKDITRIASSSPQMWQNICLTNSKVIKNILNRYIKKLETAYHALDEMDGEYLYKMFDTAGEFRDSIPNKSIGLINRIFEIYVDIIDETGAIASIAALLAGNHISIKNIGIIHNREFEEGVLRIEFYDEESEEAAKELLKRHHYHIHER, encoded by the coding sequence ATGAAAGATACGGATGCTGATTTTATAATAAATAAAATAGGTTTTATAGGATTTGGATTAATTGGGGGCTCCATTGCCAGGGCAATTAAAAAGAGCCGCCCCCATACCCTTTTATATGCCTATGATCATCATGCCAATCCTCCCAGTGCTGATTTTAAAGAGGCTCTATCTGACGGTGTACTTGATTATGTGACGGGAAACCTAACAGAGGGCTTTCCTGATTGCGATATTATTTTCCTTTGTGCCCCTGTACTTGCAAATGTCTCATATCTGGAGAATTTAAAACACATTGTAAAACCCTCATGTATCATAACCGATGTGGGAAGTGTAAAGGATAACATTCACCAGGCAGTAACTAAGCTTGAAATGGAGGATGTATTTATCGGGGGCCATCCCATGACCGGTTCCGAAAAAACAGGATATGTCAACTCCTATGCTTTATTGCTGGAAAATGCTTATTATATCCTTACACCTACCAGTAACACTTCGGCGGACAAATTAAAGATACTGCTAAATCTGATTGAAGAAATGGGTTCTATACCAATCATTCTAGACCCTAAAGAACATGATGAAATTACAGCGGCAATTAGCCACCTTCCCCATATTATAGCTGCCACCTTGGTAAACCTAATAAGGGAATCCGGGGATATTTCAAAAATGATGAAGCAGCTGGCCGCAGGAGGTTTTAAGGATATTACAAGAATAGCCTCTTCATCACCGCAAATGTGGCAAAACATCTGTCTTACCAATTCCAAGGTAATAAAAAATATTTTAAACAGATATATCAAAAAGCTAGAGACAGCTTATCATGCCTTGGATGAAATGGACGGAGAATATCTATATAAAATGTTTGATACGGCAGGAGAATTTAGAGACAGTATACCTAATAAATCTATCGGTCTTATAAACAGAATCTTTGAAATATATGTGGATATTATAGATGAGACCGGTGCCATAGCCTCCATTGCTGCCTTGCTTGCCGGTAATCATATCAGTATAAAAAATATCGGTATTATTCATAACAGAGAATTTGAAGAAGGTGTCCTTCGCATAGAATTTTATGATGAGGAATCTGAAGAAGCTGCAAAAGAATTACTTAAAAGACACCACTACCATATACATGAAAGGTGA
- the fusA gene encoding elongation factor G, producing MNVYGSEKIRNVVLLGHGSCGKTTLVEAMAYSTGILKRQGKVEEGNTISDYDKEEQKRLFSISTTVVPIEYEDTKINFLDTPGYFDFIGEVEEALAVADAAVIVVSAKSGVEVGTIKAWEFCEKYNLPRMFFVTDMDVDNASFREVVENLSELYGKKIAPFHVPIRENEKFVGFVNVVKMAGRRFTTGSNYEECEIPDYTMENLSKFRETLLESVAETSEELLDKYFSGEEFTQQEISQALRANVIDGSVVPVLMGSGLNAQGTTMLLQAIVKYFPDPTKLTISGKNVKTGESFEGNYDSSKPFSARVFKTIVDPFIGKFSLFKVCSGVLKTNTPLYNVNKDIEEKVNKLYILRGKEQIEVNEIHAGDIGALAKLSETATGDSLATKADPIEYDPIEVSEPYTYIRYRTKNKGDDDKVSQALAKLTDEDLTLKVVNDKENRQTLLYGIGDQHLDVAVSKLLSKYKVDVEVLKPRVPYRETIRKKVSVRGKHKKQSGGHGQYGDVLMEFEPSGDLEKEYIFEEKIFGGAVPKNYFPAVEKGLQESVLKGPLAGYPVVGIKATLVDGSYHPVDSSEMAFKLATILAFKQGFMEASPVLLEPIVSLKVLVPDKFTGDVMGDLNKRRGRVLGMNPVDGKQEILADIPLAELHGYSTDLRSMTGGFGEFSYEFARYEQAPSDVQQKVIEENIKEEQSES from the coding sequence ATGAATGTTTATGGTTCAGAAAAGATACGTAATGTTGTTTTGCTAGGCCACGGAAGCTGTGGCAAGACTACTTTAGTCGAAGCCATGGCTTACTCAACTGGAATTCTTAAACGTCAAGGCAAGGTTGAAGAGGGGAATACAATCAGTGACTACGACAAAGAAGAACAGAAAAGACTATTCTCCATAAGCACTACAGTAGTACCTATTGAATATGAAGATACAAAAATCAACTTTTTAGACACACCGGGATATTTTGATTTTATAGGAGAGGTAGAGGAAGCATTAGCAGTTGCTGATGCCGCTGTTATTGTTGTGTCAGCTAAGTCCGGTGTAGAAGTAGGAACAATAAAGGCATGGGAGTTCTGTGAAAAGTACAATCTGCCTAGAATGTTCTTTGTTACTGATATGGATGTAGACAATGCTAGTTTTAGAGAAGTAGTAGAGAATTTAAGTGAATTGTATGGCAAGAAGATTGCCCCTTTCCATGTACCTATTAGAGAAAATGAAAAATTCGTTGGATTTGTCAATGTTGTAAAGATGGCAGGTAGAAGATTTACAACAGGAAGTAATTATGAGGAATGTGAGATTCCTGATTATACTATGGAAAATCTTTCGAAGTTTAGAGAAACCCTGCTGGAATCTGTTGCGGAAACCAGTGAAGAATTGCTGGATAAGTATTTTAGTGGTGAAGAATTTACCCAGCAAGAGATTTCTCAGGCGCTTCGAGCTAATGTTATAGATGGCTCTGTTGTCCCTGTACTAATGGGTTCAGGCCTTAATGCCCAAGGCACAACCATGCTTTTACAGGCAATTGTTAAGTATTTCCCCGACCCTACAAAGCTTACGATATCAGGCAAAAATGTAAAGACCGGTGAAAGCTTTGAAGGTAATTATGATTCTTCAAAACCATTTTCAGCAAGGGTATTTAAGACTATTGTCGATCCCTTTATCGGTAAATTTTCCTTATTTAAAGTCTGCTCAGGTGTTCTTAAGACTAATACTCCCTTATACAATGTGAATAAAGATATTGAAGAAAAGGTTAATAAACTATATATCTTACGTGGAAAAGAACAAATAGAAGTAAATGAAATCCATGCCGGTGACATAGGTGCCCTGGCTAAACTGTCAGAAACAGCCACAGGAGACTCCCTGGCTACTAAGGCAGATCCTATTGAGTATGATCCTATTGAGGTATCAGAACCTTATACTTATATCCGTTATAGGACCAAGAATAAGGGAGATGATGATAAAGTATCCCAAGCTTTGGCAAAACTTACAGATGAAGATCTTACCTTAAAAGTAGTAAATGATAAGGAAAATAGGCAGACCCTTCTTTATGGAATTGGTGATCAACATCTAGATGTAGCAGTAAGCAAACTTTTATCTAAATATAAGGTTGATGTTGAAGTTTTGAAGCCTAGAGTACCTTATAGAGAGACTATACGTAAGAAGGTCAGTGTTCGCGGTAAACATAAAAAGCAATCCGGCGGACATGGTCAATACGGTGACGTTTTGATGGAATTTGAACCTTCAGGAGATTTAGAAAAAGAATATATCTTTGAAGAAAAAATATTTGGCGGTGCTGTACCTAAGAACTATTTCCCTGCTGTTGAAAAAGGCTTGCAGGAGAGTGTTCTTAAGGGACCTTTGGCAGGCTATCCGGTAGTAGGCATTAAAGCAACCTTAGTAGACGGATCTTACCATCCTGTAGACTCTTCAGAAATGGCCTTTAAGCTGGCAACAATATTAGCCTTTAAGCAGGGATTTATGGAAGCTTCCCCTGTTCTTTTAGAGCCTATTGTATCTTTAAAGGTTCTTGTGCCGGACAAATTCACCGGTGATGTTATGGGTGATTTAAATAAGAGAAGGGGTCGTGTATTAGGTATGAATCCTGTTGACGGTAAACAGGAAATTTTGGCAGACATACCTTTAGCTGAACTACATGGATATTCTACGGATTTACGTTCTATGACCGGTGGTTTTGGGGAATTTTCATATGAGTTTGCTAGGTATGAGCAAGCTCCATCCGATGTACAACAAAAAGTAATTGAGGAGAATATTAAAGAGGAACAAAGTGAATCCTAA
- a CDS encoding uracil-xanthine permease family protein, which produces MGEKSLHKKIILGLQHVLAMFGATVLVPALTGLDTSITLFCAGTGTLLFHLITKNKVPVFLGSSFAFMVGITAVIGDSRIGDPDFLPKLAAVKGGLIVAGLIYAIFSIIIKLVGYEKVNKLLPPIVTGPIIIVIGLRLSATAINSAFYLQNDAGEMVFSLKAVLITVIVLATCIGISVFAKGIYNLMPILFAIIIGYLVCIPLGLVNLDPVKNAEFFSLMDSNIKSQLFLLPKFNLDAILAIAPISLVTLIEHVGDITTNSAVCGKNFMDDPGVHRTLMGDGLATAWAGLLGGPANTTYSENTGVLAVTQNYDPAVIRIAACIAIVMGLIGKFGGFVTSIPSPVTGGISIVLYGMISSVGVRILINSRLNFGNSRNLMIAAIIFVLGIGCDSIPITDTVSVSGLALAAVAGIVLAILLPVGKDDVLQIDNN; this is translated from the coding sequence ATGGGAGAGAAATCACTACACAAAAAAATCATACTTGGTCTTCAGCATGTATTAGCCATGTTTGGTGCAACGGTATTAGTGCCCGCATTGACAGGGCTTGATACTTCAATTACACTATTTTGTGCAGGGACAGGAACCTTGTTATTTCATTTAATAACAAAAAATAAGGTTCCTGTTTTTTTGGGCTCAAGTTTTGCATTTATGGTTGGAATAACAGCTGTTATAGGTGATTCTAGGATAGGTGATCCTGATTTTTTGCCTAAACTTGCAGCTGTAAAGGGCGGATTGATTGTTGCGGGTCTTATATATGCAATCTTTTCAATAATAATTAAGCTAGTTGGTTATGAAAAGGTCAATAAGCTATTACCTCCTATTGTAACTGGACCGATTATAATTGTAATAGGATTAAGATTAAGTGCTACTGCAATTAACAGTGCATTTTATCTACAAAATGATGCTGGTGAAATGGTATTTAGCTTAAAAGCAGTATTAATAACAGTCATTGTTCTTGCAACTTGCATTGGAATATCTGTATTTGCAAAGGGAATATATAATTTAATGCCAATTCTTTTTGCTATCATTATTGGATATTTGGTATGTATACCATTAGGACTTGTTAACTTGGATCCGGTTAAAAATGCAGAATTTTTCTCCTTAATGGATTCAAATATTAAATCACAGTTATTTTTACTTCCTAAATTTAATCTGGATGCAATACTTGCAATTGCCCCAATTTCCTTAGTTACATTAATTGAGCATGTAGGAGATATAACTACCAACAGTGCTGTTTGTGGTAAGAACTTCATGGATGATCCGGGAGTTCATAGAACTCTTATGGGTGATGGATTGGCAACTGCCTGGGCCGGTTTACTTGGTGGACCTGCAAATACAACTTATAGTGAAAATACCGGTGTACTGGCTGTTACACAGAATTATGATCCGGCTGTTATCCGTATAGCGGCCTGTATTGCAATAGTAATGGGCTTGATTGGGAAGTTTGGGGGTTTTGTAACCAGTATTCCTTCACCGGTAACCGGAGGCATAAGTATTGTCTTGTATGGTATGATTTCTTCTGTCGGTGTTAGAATTTTGATTAATTCCAGACTTAACTTTGGTAATAGTAGAAACCTTATGATTGCAGCGATTATTTTTGTATTAGGAATCGGTTGTGATAGTATACCGATTACAGATACAGTAAGTGTATCAGGACTTGCTCTTGCTGCTGTTGCAGGTATAGTTTTAGCAATTTTACTTCCTGTAGGTAAAGATGATGTTTTACAAATAGATAATAATTAA
- a CDS encoding peptidylprolyl isomerase, with the protein MKKTYLIFLLIISIFSMSSCGKKESSSSQFSEPELGETVAEIVIKDHGSIFVKFFKEEAPKAVENFITHAKEGYYDGLTFHRIIEDFMIQGGDPLGTGTGGESIWGENFEDEFSKNLHPYRGALCMANAGPNTNGSQFFIVQSKETYDDQTLNQISEKYGMKFDKQARKNYGEVGGTPWLFEYHTVFGQVYDGYDVLDSVAGVEKIDEYNGVPAEPVIIETIRVFEYE; encoded by the coding sequence ATGAAGAAAACATATTTGATATTCTTATTAATTATTTCAATATTTTCTATGAGCAGCTGTGGGAAAAAGGAAAGTAGTAGTTCTCAATTTTCAGAACCTGAATTAGGAGAAACAGTTGCCGAAATAGTAATTAAAGATCATGGTTCAATATTTGTTAAGTTTTTTAAAGAGGAAGCACCAAAAGCTGTGGAAAATTTTATAACCCATGCAAAGGAAGGCTATTATGATGGTCTGACATTTCATAGAATAATTGAAGATTTTATGATACAAGGTGGAGATCCTTTAGGTACAGGTACCGGTGGAGAAAGTATATGGGGCGAAAATTTTGAGGACGAGTTTTCAAAAAATCTACACCCATATAGGGGAGCCCTTTGTATGGCCAATGCAGGTCCTAATACCAATGGCAGTCAATTTTTTATTGTACAGTCAAAAGAAACCTACGATGATCAAACACTTAATCAGATATCGGAAAAATATGGAATGAAATTTGATAAGCAGGCTAGAAAAAACTATGGAGAAGTTGGAGGTACTCCATGGCTATTTGAATATCACACAGTATTTGGTCAGGTTTATGATGGTTATGATGTCTTGGATTCGGTAGCAGGAGTAGAAAAAATTGATGAATATAATGGTGTTCCTGCCGAACCTGTAATAATCGAGACAATACGAGTGTTTGAATACGAATAA
- the aroF gene encoding 3-deoxy-7-phosphoheptulonate synthase, which yields MIIVMKPNAKPESIQKIKAIIEERGLNAHISDGHEVTIIGVVGDKSKLVDQNLEIYEDVDKIVSVTESYKLANKKFHPEPTKVKVGNVIIGGDTTVIMSGPCAIESRKQLLDTAHAIKKAGAHILRGGAYKPRTSPYAFQGLEEEGLSYMKEAREETGLPVICEVTSLNAIEAAIKYVDMLQIGARNMQNFYLLKEAGKTGLPVLLKRGLSATIDEWLNAAEYIIAEGNPNVVLCERGIRTFETATRNTLDISAVPVIKSKSHLPIIVDPSHATGVRSYVKSMSMAAIAAGADGLMIETHPDPSIALSDGPQSLSFEQFEDLTSTLKPLINLLGKNL from the coding sequence ATGATTATTGTAATGAAGCCAAATGCAAAACCAGAATCCATTCAAAAAATAAAAGCCATCATAGAAGAAAGGGGCTTAAATGCACATATATCAGATGGCCATGAAGTTACTATTATCGGAGTAGTCGGTGATAAGTCAAAACTGGTAGACCAAAACTTAGAAATATATGAAGATGTAGATAAAATTGTTTCCGTTACAGAAAGCTATAAGCTTGCCAATAAGAAATTCCACCCTGAACCTACCAAAGTAAAAGTTGGAAATGTGATAATAGGGGGAGACACCACAGTAATAATGTCCGGTCCTTGTGCTATAGAAAGCAGAAAGCAACTTCTTGATACTGCCCATGCTATTAAAAAGGCCGGAGCCCATATATTACGTGGGGGTGCTTATAAGCCAAGAACTTCACCCTATGCATTCCAAGGACTTGAGGAAGAAGGATTATCTTATATGAAAGAAGCCAGGGAAGAAACCGGTCTTCCTGTTATTTGCGAGGTAACAAGCCTTAATGCCATAGAGGCAGCCATAAAATATGTAGACATGCTTCAGATCGGAGCTAGAAATATGCAAAATTTCTATCTATTAAAGGAAGCAGGAAAAACCGGACTCCCTGTATTATTAAAACGGGGTCTGTCGGCTACAATTGATGAATGGCTAAATGCGGCAGAATATATAATAGCAGAAGGTAATCCCAATGTTGTCCTTTGTGAACGGGGAATTCGAACCTTTGAAACAGCAACTAGAAACACCTTAGACATTAGTGCTGTACCGGTTATAAAGTCAAAAAGCCACCTTCCTATTATAGTTGATCCTAGCCATGCCACCGGTGTCAGATCCTATGTAAAATCCATGTCAATGGCTGCTATTGCCGCAGGGGCAGACGGGCTTATGATAGAAACCCACCCCGATCCCTCAATTGCCTTAAGCGACGGTCCTCAATCCTTGTCCTTTGAGCAATTTGAAGATTTGACAAGTACTCTGAAACCACTGATCAATTTATTGGGCAAAAATTTATAG
- the aroA gene encoding 3-phosphoshikimate 1-carboxyvinyltransferase yields MIIKKRNPLKGYITVPGDKSISHRGVMIGALANGKTEVNHFLLGEDCLATISCFRRLGINIDIDFQNEKVVIEGKGLDGLKAQNDILNVGNSGTTIRLMSGILCGQNFSSLITGDSSIQSRPMKRILTPLKQMGADIESLNHNGCAPLSINSSKCPSLKGIHYNSPVASAQVKSCLLLAGLYAEGDTLVTEPAISRNHTELMLTNFGAEVKSIDNTVSVKPRPSLTGRKIDIPGDISSAAYFIAAALIVPNSELLIKNVGINPTRAGILKVCQMMGADIKLENIKENGNELSADLLVRHSNLKGVNIGGSIIPTLIDEIPIIAVLSCFAKGRTVIRDAQELKVKESNRIDVIVDNLSRMGADIEATDDGMIINGGKPLHGATIDSKMDHRIAMAFAIAGLMADGDTNILDSECVAISYPGFFKDLINLQN; encoded by the coding sequence ATGATAATAAAAAAAAGAAATCCCTTAAAAGGATACATAACTGTTCCCGGTGATAAGTCCATTTCCCACCGTGGGGTTATGATTGGAGCACTGGCTAATGGAAAAACAGAGGTAAATCATTTTTTACTGGGTGAAGACTGTCTAGCAACCATCTCATGTTTTCGCCGTCTGGGCATTAATATAGACATAGATTTTCAGAATGAAAAAGTAGTTATAGAGGGCAAAGGCCTGGATGGTTTAAAAGCGCAAAATGATATACTTAATGTAGGAAATAGCGGAACTACAATACGTCTAATGTCCGGCATATTATGCGGTCAAAATTTTTCTTCCCTTATTACCGGTGACTCTTCTATTCAAAGCAGACCTATGAAGAGGATACTTACCCCCCTAAAACAAATGGGGGCAGATATAGAAAGCCTTAATCATAATGGTTGTGCTCCCTTAAGCATAAACAGCTCAAAATGTCCGTCATTAAAAGGCATACATTACAATTCCCCTGTGGCCTCTGCCCAGGTTAAATCCTGTCTTCTTTTGGCAGGCCTTTATGCAGAAGGAGACACTCTAGTTACAGAACCGGCTATATCAAGAAACCATACGGAGCTAATGCTAACAAACTTTGGTGCTGAGGTAAAATCAATAGATAATACCGTATCCGTTAAGCCAAGACCTTCACTTACCGGAAGAAAAATAGATATTCCCGGAGATATCTCCTCTGCCGCCTATTTTATTGCAGCGGCACTTATAGTACCCAACTCTGAACTGCTGATTAAAAATGTGGGCATTAATCCTACCCGAGCAGGGATACTAAAAGTATGCCAGATGATGGGAGCAGATATAAAATTAGAAAATATTAAAGAAAATGGCAACGAACTATCAGCAGATTTACTGGTTCGTCACAGTAATCTTAAGGGAGTCAACATCGGTGGCAGTATTATTCCTACCCTAATAGACGAGATTCCTATTATCGCTGTACTCTCCTGCTTTGCAAAAGGAAGGACCGTTATAAGGGATGCCCAGGAATTAAAAGTTAAAGAATCCAATAGAATTGATGTAATAGTAGATAATCTCTCCCGTATGGGGGCAGATATTGAAGCAACCGATGACGGAATGATTATTAATGGGGGAAAACCTCTTCATGGTGCCACCATCGATTCTAAGATGGATCATCGAATTGCCATGGCCTTTGCTATTGCCGGCCTAATGGCTGATGGTGATACAAATATCCTAGATTCAGAATGTGTTGCCATATCCTATCCGGGATTTTTTAAAGATTTAATAAACTTGCAAAACTGA
- a CDS encoding DUF4153 domain-containing protein: protein MKKRDKILTTLQGLTSTVKRYPVSIILFLCSAILTSCYINNNKLTNFSEFLISFLLGATIYMLLQMIYERFFSGTKIRLVFCAVAILAATIYYLVLVYVLKAFNPETVIRTMVIFFILIIGFIWIPSIKSKIGFSESFMAVFKAFFIVAFYAGVLYLGAALVLMATNNLIVEVDSKAYFHVGSIIAFIYAPIHFLSLIPIYPGFSENDNLDKVDGETDSDLEELKPSKFLNGLISYIVIPITTIFTAILLLYILLNITGDFWKDNLMEPLLVSYSITVITVYLLASVIDSKATKYFRMVFPKVLIPVVLFQTVSSILKIGELGITSGRYYVIMFGIFATVSAVIFSILPNKKNNIIAPILIILSIISILPPVDAFTISKGNQINRLHKVLIKNEMLEDDMIIPKADLSNEDKEVIRDTIRYLDDMDYIEDINWLQSYNETEDFEKTFGFYQYEWTIKKYETYNLYLPEKTGIDVSLYDFFIAANLDWNNQDTNLLAEPWGDKGYFLILENTKDNSDLVLMNNTEDELLRYSLNQIFAKIKDRQERSGILSPNESEFRIENDNAIVSIITRNITWEIWEDREYKNIDAYIMVKIK, encoded by the coding sequence ATGAAGAAAAGAGATAAGATTTTAACAACCCTCCAGGGCCTTACTTCGACAGTTAAACGTTATCCGGTTTCTATAATATTGTTTTTATGTTCGGCTATATTAACCTCATGTTACATTAATAACAATAAGTTAACTAATTTTTCAGAGTTTTTAATTTCATTTTTGCTTGGTGCAACTATATATATGCTATTGCAGATGATTTATGAGCGCTTTTTCTCGGGAACAAAAATTAGACTTGTTTTTTGTGCTGTAGCAATTCTTGCAGCAACTATATATTATTTGGTCCTGGTGTATGTACTAAAAGCATTTAATCCTGAAACAGTTATAAGAACTATGGTAATCTTTTTTATATTAATTATTGGATTTATATGGATACCGTCTATAAAGTCCAAAATTGGATTTAGTGAAAGCTTTATGGCTGTATTTAAGGCATTCTTTATAGTTGCTTTTTATGCCGGTGTATTATATTTAGGTGCGGCCCTAGTACTTATGGCAACTAATAATTTGATTGTCGAGGTAGATAGTAAAGCATATTTCCATGTGGGCAGTATAATAGCTTTTATATATGCCCCCATACATTTTCTTTCCCTAATACCCATATATCCTGGATTTTCAGAAAATGATAATTTGGATAAAGTTGATGGGGAAACAGACAGTGATTTAGAAGAACTGAAACCTTCTAAATTTTTAAATGGGCTGATTTCATATATTGTAATCCCTATTACCACTATATTTACTGCCATACTTTTATTATATATCCTTCTTAATATTACCGGAGACTTTTGGAAAGACAATTTAATGGAACCTTTACTGGTATCATATTCTATTACAGTAATAACAGTGTATTTGTTAGCTTCTGTAATAGACAGCAAAGCCACAAAATATTTTAGAATGGTCTTTCCTAAAGTTTTAATTCCTGTGGTTTTATTTCAGACGGTTTCAAGCATATTAAAAATCGGAGAACTGGGTATTACTAGCGGCAGATATTATGTGATAATGTTTGGTATCTTTGCCACAGTATCTGCAGTAATTTTTAGCATTTTGCCAAATAAAAAGAACAATATTATTGCCCCCATACTAATTATTCTTTCTATAATTTCCATACTTCCCCCGGTGGATGCTTTTACAATCAGCAAAGGAAATCAGATTAACCGTTTGCATAAGGTTTTAATAAAAAATGAAATGCTTGAAGATGATATGATAATTCCTAAGGCTGACCTTTCTAATGAGGATAAAGAGGTTATTAGAGATACTATCCGTTATTTAGATGATATGGATTATATAGAGGATATAAACTGGCTTCAGTCCTATAATGAAACAGAGGATTTTGAGAAAACCTTTGGCTTTTATCAATATGAATGGACAATAAAGAAATACGAAACATACAATCTATACCTGCCGGAGAAGACAGGTATTGATGTGTCCTTGTATGACTTTTTTATAGCAGCTAATTTAGATTGGAATAATCAAGATACAAACTTATTAGCTGAGCCATGGGGAGATAAGGGATATTTCTTGATATTAGAGAATACAAAGGATAATAGTGATCTTGTTTTAATGAACAATACAGAAGATGAGTTACTTAGGTACTCCTTAAATCAAATTTTTGCTAAGATTAAGGATAGGCAGGAGCGTAGTGGAATTTTATCCCCCAATGAATCGGAATTTAGAATTGAAAATGACAATGCAATAGTTTCTATTATCACAAGAAATATCACATGGGAGATTTGGGAAGATAGGGAATATAAAAATATCGATGCCTATATAATGGTGAAGATTAAATAA
- a CDS encoding NCS2 family permease, with product MLERMFKLEENKTNVKTEVMAGITTFMTMAYILAVNPSTMTAFNDILGLEGSARMNPNGVFMATAISSFIATLLMAFLANYPFALAPGMGLNAYFAYTVVIKMGYSWQVALTAVFIEGLIFILLSLTKVREAIFSSIPMTLKLAVSAGIGLFIAFLGLQNAGIVEDNAATLVQFHAFNGEGVTRTENVSVILAIIGVLITAILLIKKVKGGILFGILATWILGIICQLSGLYIVDPAAGYYSLLPDFSGGFQLSALADVAFKLDFSNILSLDFFVVVFAFLFVDLFDTLGTLIGVASKSNMLDKDGNLPRIKGALMADAVGTTAGALLGTSTVTTYVESATGVSEGGRTGLTSFVVAILFGLSIFLSPVFLAIPSFATAPALIIVGFYMISSILKIDFDDMSEAIPAFICLIAMPFTYSISEGIAFGIISYVVINLITGKVKEKKISVVMYILAIAFILKYIFM from the coding sequence ATGTTAGAAAGAATGTTCAAGTTGGAAGAAAACAAAACCAATGTTAAAACAGAAGTGATGGCAGGAATTACGACATTTATGACTATGGCTTACATTCTTGCTGTAAACCCAAGTACCATGACAGCTTTTAATGATATTTTAGGACTTGAGGGCTCTGCTAGAATGAACCCCAATGGAGTATTTATGGCAACAGCCATATCGTCATTTATTGCTACTTTATTAATGGCCTTTTTAGCAAACTATCCTTTTGCCTTAGCTCCCGGTATGGGACTAAATGCATATTTTGCTTATACGGTAGTTATAAAAATGGGTTATTCCTGGCAGGTTGCCTTAACAGCAGTATTTATTGAAGGATTAATTTTTATACTCTTATCTTTAACTAAAGTTCGTGAAGCAATTTTTAGTTCGATTCCGATGACCTTAAAGCTTGCGGTTAGTGCTGGTATAGGTTTATTCATAGCTTTTTTAGGTTTACAGAACGCGGGAATTGTTGAGGACAATGCAGCCACACTAGTTCAATTTCATGCTTTTAATGGAGAAGGAGTAACACGAACTGAAAATGTAAGTGTTATACTTGCGATTATCGGTGTATTAATAACTGCAATACTGTTAATTAAAAAGGTAAAGGGCGGTATTTTATTTGGAATTCTTGCAACTTGGATTCTTGGTATCATATGCCAACTTTCAGGACTTTATATTGTTGATCCGGCTGCCGGATATTATTCCTTACTTCCTGATTTTTCCGGAGGCTTTCAACTATCTGCTCTAGCTGATGTGGCATTTAAATTGGATTTTTCCAATATTTTATCTCTAGACTTTTTTGTAGTTGTATTTGCCTTTCTCTTTGTTGACCTATTCGATACATTAGGAACCTTAATTGGTGTTGCTTCTAAATCGAATATGTTAGATAAAGATGGCAATTTGCCACGTATAAAAGGTGCTCTAATGGCTGATGCAGTAGGAACAACTGCAGGTGCTTTACTTGGAACATCTACAGTAACAACCTATGTAGAAAGTGCTACCGGTGTATCTGAAGGTGGAAGAACAGGACTTACATCCTTTGTTGTAGCAATATTATTCGGTCTTTCCATTTTCTTATCACCTGTTTTCTTGGCAATTCCCAGTTTTGCCACAGCACCGGCTCTTATTATTGTAGGTTTCTACATGATAAGTTCTATACTAAAAATTGACTTTGATGATATGTCAGAAGCAATTCCGGCATTTATATGTCTCATAGCTATGCCTTTTACCTATAGTATATCTGAGGGAATCGCCTTTGGTATTATTTCATACGTAGTAATCAACTTGATTACCGGTAAGGTAAAAGAGAAAAAAATCAGTGTTGTCATGTATATATTAGCAATAGCATTTATACTAAAATATATATTTATGTAA